The genomic region GAAATTGCGGTTTCCAGTGAAGCGCTGTCCAAGCTGGCGCAAGAACTCCAGGCCGAGGTGGCTAAGTTTCGCGTATGAAATGATAGCGAGGATGTTTTTCCCGACTCATGATTTTCTTTGACTTCGAGTCTTTCATTATTCACACCCTTATTAAATCCCGTAGAACCTTTGCCTATTTATGGGAGAATATGAATCGATTACAACTAGCGCAGCTATGACAGTACATACTGAATTTGGGTGGGACTTATTTGTTATTTCCTGGAAATAAGTCATACGTTGTTTAATATTTAGCGCATACAATTGAGTTGTACGCGCTACTTTTATGGGTACTACTCCTCACTATTCTTCTGTTGTTCGCGGGCTCATCAGTTTTTTATAACGCTGATTCCTTTTTGATCCACTGTAGCTGGGAAGTTGCCGTTGTTTTAATGTTTTTTTGCTCACAAGACAATTGTCAAGATTGTCGGCTGTGGTCATGGCTGATCAAGCAAGGTCTGAATTACATTGATGAAGATGGGGTACAATGACTGTGAATGCCTATCGATACCAGATATTAAAACAACTAGGGGTAGTTTAGTATACACTAGATAAACTATTTGTTACGAATCAGGAGGGGGAACCCTGTATTCTAAATTACTTCCGCCTATTTCCAATCTAATGGATAAAGTCACATGGGCTGATCTCGTAAACTTTAAAATGATATTTTTTAGCGTTATCATCGAAGCATTACCCTTTATTTTGGTTGGAGTCTTTGTTTCGTCCGTGCTCAATTTGTTTTTGTCAGAAGAACTCATCCAGAAATTATTGCCGCAAAATCGGGTTTTGGGCATTATTATCGCCAGTATATTAGGCATATTACTGCCGCTATGTGAATGCGGAATAGTTCCGGTTACCAGGAGGCTGGTTCAAAAGGGAGTACCGGTTTCTGTTGCTGCGACGTTCATGCTTGCTACTCCCATTATTAACCCGGTCGTTCTTTTAGCCACTTCCGTGGCATTCAGTTTAAATCCCAAGATGGTTTGGCTGAGGCTTGGCGTAGCCTTCTTGGTTTCGATTGTTACCGGGATAGTATTAAGTTTTGTATTAAAGGATAACCAATTAAAAGAGAACTCTGACCTGCATTGTGATTGCTGTTCAGGGCACATGGCAAAGTCTGACTCTATCGTTGGCAACCTTTTTTATCTTCTAAAAGGAGCTTGCAGTGAGTTTTTTGAAATGGGAAAGTTTCTTATTGCCGGAGCTTTTTTAAGTGCCATAGCCCAGACGACAATCCCCTATTCGTCCCTGTCCACAGTCGGACAAGCCCCATTTCTATCTATTATCGTGATGATGGTGTTTGCATTTTTTGTTTCCGTATGTTCTTCGGCTGATGCTTTTATTGCAGCTTCCTTTGGGTCAAGTTTTACGACAGGAGCTCTTATCGCATTTATGGTGTTTGGACCGATGATTGACTTGAAAAACACGTTGATGCTTTATCATTCGTTTCGCCTTCGTTTTGTATTAACCTTGATCATTGTGGCTGTTTTTCTGTGTGTTAGTCTTTCCTATTTAAGCAACTTGCTGGTAGGAGGGGTGTAAGTGTTATTCCGAATTCGGCTTAGTTTTGATGCAATTATAAAAACCTTTATCCTTTTTGGTTACCTAATGTTTTTAACATGGCTGATAGGAACCAATGATATTCGGCTATATATCAATCCCCGCTACCTGGAGCTTACACAAATGACAGTATTAGTATTGTTTGTACTGGTTATTGTTCAGGCGCTGCAAATTATATACATAAAGAAAGATAACCACTGTCATCATTCTAGCCGGATAGTAAGGAATTGGCTGGGATATATACCGTTTTTAGTATCACTCATGTTGGCTTTTTATTTACCCAGCAGTACATTAGATGCCAAATTAGTCGGAACGAAGGGGTTTAATACCGGTGTTATTGCTGTTAGTGAGCAAGCTTTGGCCGATTTTGCCGCTACTATGCAGCAAATGCCAGTGATCGAGGTTACCGACGAAAATTATATTAATGTGATATCGGCGTTAAGACTTCAGCCAGAAAAATATGTAGGTAAGCAAATAACAATTACCGGATTTGTTTATAAAGATTTGTCATTTCCCTCGTCGGAGCTGGCATTAGTCAGGTATGTAACTTTTTGCTGCTCGGCGGATGCAGTACCTTCCGGCATTTTATGCCAGATTAATGATGAACAAAATTATTCTATCGGAACCTGGTTGAGGGTCCAAGGTACTCTGGCGTTAAGCGAGCAGCAGAATAAGACAATACCCCTGGTTTCTGTCGAGAAAGTCACTCCCATTGAAGAGCCGCTGCAACCGTATATTTACCCGTAAATGACGAATTAATTTATTGAGCAACTGGATAAGGTTATTTACATAGTCGCAGAAATCCTGCCACATTGGTAATGATTTATACTATTGTCAATCCTATAGCTGAAGGAGGGGATGCTTTGTTCGATAAGATTCTTGGAATTTTAAGCAACCTGGGATTGCCCGGGGTGTTTGCCGGAGTTTTTTTAGAAGCAATAGGACTGCCCTTTCCTGGCAGTGTATTAGTAGCTTTGGCCGGTTTTTTGTCAAAGCAAGGAGAGTTTAATATTATCGTAGCCTGGCTGGTGTCTCTGCTAGGTTACCTGCTGGGCTCGCTTTCTGCCTTTATGATAGGACGTCGAATGGGAGGACCCTTTATAAAGAGATGGTCGAGATATATCAGGTTGACTCCGGAACGGATTGATAAGGCCCAGGAACTTTTGCAAAAGTCTGCCCCTGTTTATATTATTGGCGGTCGCTTTGTACCAACGGTAGGCAACGTTACTCCCTATGTTGCCGGCATCAGCGGTATTTCTATTGTTAAATTTCTTGTCTATGACATGGTACACGCGCTTCTCTGGTTAACCATCTTTTTAGGTGCCGGGGCTATGCTCGGCAGCAAATGGCAAAGGCTGGCAGACAATCCGTGGCTTGAGTGGGTTGCTATCGGCGGCAGTTTGTTAATATCGGTTTATGTGTTTAGAGACTTACTTTCTGTACATAACAAAAATAAGGGGTAAAATTTGTCGTTAGAAAATAGAGATTTATAAATGCTTTGGCAGTTTATCTCCCAGCGGATTTGTAGTGCTGAGGGACGCTCTACCCATTAGGTATGATTATTACAATTAAATAAAGTTGTTATCTAAAATATTAATAAAAATAAGACTCGCACGATAGCGAGTCTTATTTTTATTATCATATTCAATTATGAACATGCTCATGCTTGACGCAAAGTTTACGATAGGAAAAGGGGAGACATCCCATCTATCCACTTTTTATAAATTTTATTTCCAGGTATTGCTTATATTACTCTAAGTAGTTAAAATATTAAATAGTAATATTACTATTTAATATTGATTTAGGAAGGGTGGCTGTGAACGAAATCATAGCGTTTCTGAGAAAAAAAGATTACCGAATTACTGTACAGAGAAAAGCGATTCTTGAGTCGCTCGTAACATGTGGCCAGTTCTTTTCGGCTCAACAAGTATTTGACAACGTAAAACGGACGTATCAGGATATAAGTTTTGATACAATTTATCGTAACTTAAACTTGTTTAGTGCGTTTGGCTTACTCCAACAGATACATCTGCCTAAAGGAGATGGAAGTGTCTTTGAAATTACGGAGGAGCCACATCCCCATTTGATATGTCTCAGGTGCGGTAAGATCCAGTGCGTGGATAATACTCTTGTTGATTTAACCGTTATAAATGAAGCCTTATGGCCAGGTTTTACAATCTGTAGATATTCCCTCGAATTTTACGGCTATTGTTCGGAATGCAGAGATGCTCAGCGATTATCGGAAGAAAGGAAAGAAACTAATGTATGCATTTGAGCTAGAAGATGTGATGTTTGCGTATCCCAACAATATCGTCCTGGAAAAGCTTAATTTTAAAGTGGAATTAGGCGATTTTGTTGCGATGATTGGTCCCAACGGAGCGGGAAAATCTACGGTGCTGAAGCTATGTGTCGGCATATTAAAGCCCATATCCGGACAAGTAAAGATACTGGGAGAGCTGGCTGCCCAGTTTCAGAATTGGAAACAGATTGCTTATATTTCGCAAAATCCTCTGCGGGAACGCAGCTTTCCGGCGACTGTCGCTGAGGTTGTCGCAATGGGAAGGGCCGCCGCATTAGGGCTAGGGAATGATATCAAAAAGGAAGACCGGGAAATCATTCAGCAGTCGTTGGAATGGGTCGGGATGTATGAGCATAGGCGGGATATAATTGGCCGGCTTTCGGGTGGACAGCAGCAACGGGTTATGATTGCCCGTGCGTTGGCTGCACAAGCCGCTATTTTAGTTTTAGATGAACCCACGGCCGGAATCGACAGTATGGCAACAAACGCTATCTATGGGTTGCTGAAAAAACTAAATACCAGTTTAGAGACTACGATTGTAGTCGTATCTCATGACGTGGATGGTATCGCTCAGTATGCTGATAAAGTGATAAAAATAAATAAAGGTGTTGAGTATTATGGCAGTTCCGAAACGTTTCGGAAACCTGACGGTCTATGTCTGGGGTTACAGACCACTAGCGGTCGCGAACCAAGTGATACTATAGGAGATGGAAGCCATGCTTGAAATTTTCCAGTTCGATTTTATGCAGCGGGCATTTATTGCCGGGATATCAATAGGACTTATTTGTCCTATGATCGGGATGTTTATCATTATGCGCCGGCAATCTTTGATTGGGGATGGACTTGGTCATATTGCCTTTGCCGGTGTTGCCACAGGATGGCTGTTAGGAATATATCCGGTCATGAGCGCCACTATTTTTACCGTAGCCGCAGCTTTGGGCATTGAAGAACTGCGTGCCAGAAGACCGGCCTTTGGTGATATGATTCTTGCCATTTTTTTCTATACCGGTATGGCTCTGGCGGTCTTATTTAGCAGCATGTCAAAAGCAAACAATGTGAATTTAATGAGTTATTTATTTGGAAGTATCGTTACAGTTAGCCCTTTAGACGTCAAAGTTATTGTAGGGCTAGCGGTAATTGTTTTGCTTATTATGCGCTATATTTTCAAGGAGTTGCTTTTTATAACGTTTGATGAAGAAGCCGCCATTGTAAGTGGATTACCTGTAAAAAAAATCAATCTCATTGTTGCACTTCTTATCGCTTTGACTGTTTCAATCTCCATGCGGATAGTCGGAGTTTTACTGGTGGCCGCGCTCATGATTGTGCCGGTTGCCGCCAGCCTGCAAATTTCAGCAAGCTTTCGCAGGACGATCATGAATGCAATACTCATTTCTGAACTATCGGTTGTAAGCGGTTTACTAGGCTCTTTTTATCTCAATCTTGCATCGGGCGGAACGATTGTCCTCAGTGCTGTTTTTCTATTTATTTTGTTATTTGGGTTGAGACAGACTATTTTCGACCGGTATCATGCAGCAAGATAAATATAAGCAGGGCAGTACTCTTGACATGGGAAAAAATGGGATGTACAATTAATTAGTAAAATTACTATTTAGTAATAATATTATTTGGAGGGAGAAAAATGAAAAAAAGGTTTCTCAGTGTTTTTTGTTTGACTTTGTTAATGATCCTATTTACATCCAATCTTAGTTTTGCGGCAAAACCCACGATTGTTACAACCATTTATCCGCTCTATGATTTTACTAAGCAGGTAGTTGGCGACAAGGCAAATGTAGAGTTATTGGTCCCGGCAGGGGCGGAGCCGCATGACTGGGAACCGGCACCGGCCGATATGATCAAAATTAAAAATGCCCAAATGTTTGTTTATAACGGGGCGGGCATGGAGACATGGATTGATAAACTCCAGGCTTCCGTCTTGAAAGGTAAAAAAGTGGTTAAGGCTTCTGATTATGTGACTGTTCTTTCCGCTCAGTTTACCGAAGAAGGAGAACCAGCCCCGGCCGGTGCTATTGATCCTCATATTTGGTTAGACCCGGTCAATGTTCAGAGTATAGTGCAAGGAATTGCCAATGCAATTTCTGAAATGGACCCAGCTAATAGTAATTATTACAAAAGCAACGCTAATAATTACATAGCTGAGCTGCAGGCGCTGGATCAAGAGTATCAAACTCTTAGCAATGCGCCCCGGAAGCAAATTGTTACTTCCCATGCCGCATTTGGTTATATGGCCAAACGATATGGGCTGCAGCAGGTAGCGATCATGGGGTTAGCACCCGATGCCGAACCGACGCCGCAGCGAATGGCGGAAATTATTCGTTATGTCAAAGCTAATGGAATTCAATATATTTTCTTTGAAACTCTGGTCAGCCCGAAGTTATCCGAGGTTATTGCCAATGAAGCAGGGGCGCAGACACTGGTGCTGAATCCCATTGAAGGTTTAACCGATGAGGAAATCGCCCAGGGAGCCAACTACATTACCGAAATGAAAATGAACTTGGCTAACCTGAAAATAGCCTTGGGAGTAAATTAAAGTATATAGTTTGGAATGCATTTATCTGATGTGGGTGGAGCGAATTTACCTGTAACTTTGAACAGCTAAATGAAGAATAGCTTGATTTAGGTATGAACATCACTCAAAGAGTGGTGTTTCATACTTTTACTTCGTATATCGGAGGATGGGAAAAGTGGAATTGTTTAGTCATATTATTACGATATTCTCTAAAGGCGGATTTGTTATGTGGCCGTTATTGCTATGTTCAATCATTGTAATCGCCATTGCTTTAGAACGCGGAGTATATTTTCGTCGCCATGCGCATAGTGACGTAAAATACCTGCAGGCGCTGTTAGTTGAGCAGTTAAAGGTGGGAAACTGGGAAAAGGCCAGAGAAATCTGTGAGAGATCACGAGGGATTCCGGCAGATATGCTGGCGCAGGCATTAAGGCGGCCGTTTGAAGATTCCCGGCAACTGGAACAAGTGATTGATGGGATAGCAACAACAGCTGTTACTGATTTAAGCTACCGCCTGGAGTATTTGGATACCATCGTGACTCTCGCACCGCTGCTTGGGTTATTAGGAACCGTGACGGGTATGATTCAATCCTTTAGTGTGCTAACCATCAAAGGGGGGCAGCCGTTGGTGATTACCGGTGGAGTAGGCGAAGCCTTAATTGCGACAGCAACGGGATTATGCGTGGCTATTTTGGCGCTGGTCATACACAGTTATTTTTCTCATCACGTTAACACGGTAATTTCCGATATGGAACGAATGTCAAATTACGTGTTAAGTGCCATTCCACGGAGGTTACCGCATGAAGCTCAGTAATCTGCGCAGCCCAAAATCGCCGAAAATCATGATTATTCCCATGATCGATATTATCTTTTTCTTATTAGTATTTTTTATGATGAGCACCCTCTACATGGTCGAACAAAATACGCTTTCCGTAGCTTTGCCGCAGACATTGTCAGCCCAATCGAGCCAGGTTTCGTTCGTGCCGATTACAATTACATCACAGGCAACTATTATCTTCAACCAGGATGAAATATCTTCAGAAGTATTAGCGTCTCGTATTCAGGCAGAACTTCTGCGCGATCCGGAAACCGCGTTTATCTTGAGAGGCGACCGCCAGGTTGAATATGGCCAGGTTATTGGAATATTGGATAAGCTTAAAAAGGCTGGTGTACGGAAAATTACTGTGGCCACCGAATTAAAACGCTAAAGAATGCCGGTACAATACGTAATTGTTTAGTGAACTTAGCGGTTTTGGAGATGATGGTATGCCCAAGAATACGTGTTGGTACAGAGCGGTATTGATATCTTTCTTGCTCCACTGTTTGTTGCTGGCCGGGGCTGGTTGGATGACAATGAGCTATACGGCTGCGCCCGCAGAAGAACAGTATACAGAAATGGAACTTGAGCCTGATACTGCTGCGATAGATGCACCGACGGATGAGCCAACAGAACAGAACCCTCCTTCTACTGAGGTGGCGCAAAAAGAGAAAGCAACAAAAGAGCCGCAGCAATCGGTGGGGAAAAAACAGAGTGATATTTCTCCGGGGCCATTGCCGGCTAAAGCGTCGCAAAAGGATATACCGGAACAAATGTTATCTCATTATACAAAAGAACAGCTAAATCTGGCTTTGGCTCAATATAACCAAGCCTTGACCTTCAATTCTCATTCTGCCTTTGCTTATAGCAACCGAGGTCAGGTTTATTACGATAAAGGAGAACTTGACAAAGCTCTTGCAGATTTCACGCAGGCTTTGAAGATAAATCCTCAGCTTGTACCAGCACATATAGGACGCGGGTTCATTTTTATAAAACAAGATCAATGGGATTTGGCACTGGAAGACTTTAACCAAGCGCTTCAGATTGCTCCTCAAGAGGCACTTGCCTACTATGGACGGGCGTTGTGTCTTTTAAAAAACGGCGATAAACAAAAGGCGACTAATGATTTTCGCTCTTTTATCCAATATGCGAAACCCGAGTATAATCACTTTATACAAATAGCCTACCAATACTCTCAGAACTAGTACCTCATCTTCATTAAAAACTCTGCTATTTTTGCGGTCTTTTTCCGCACTGCTTCGTTGTCGTCTCCTTACAGATTCTCGATCTGCGCGGTTCCTCCGCCTCGCATTGCAAAAAAATCCTCGCAAAAATAACTATCGTTTTAACGCAGATGAGGTACTAGGAGCAGTTCTCAGGCGAATCTAATTTGCAGAGTTATGGATGTAAAAACACGTATAGCGTCAACGGAGGTATGCTTGAATGACCGGGAAGTATTGAAAAGTAGTTTCTAATCATTAATCTACATATTTATTTAATGGGGAAAAAGGAAAGCGCACTTCAGACTTGGTTTTGGTCATAGCGTGTTGTTGCTAATTTTATTTCAAAATAGTAAACTATATAAATAGTAATATTATGAAATAGGAGTGTGCTTTCATTGCTAAAAGATATTATTGAGAAACTCCGGAGTAAAGGCTGCAAAATAACGCCTCAGCGTAGGATTATAATCCAATCATTAATCAAGTTTACAAAGTTCCCTACGGCTTCGGAGCTTTGCAATGATATCAGACAAACTAATCCCGAAATCAGCTTGGACACGGTATACCGAAATCTTAATTTACTTATTGATATGGGCGTTGTGAACCAAATCAACTTGCCCGGTAAGGACGCTAATGTTTTTGAGCTGTCTCTGGAGGGGCATCACCATCATCTGGTTTGTCTCGGCTGTGGAGCGGCTGATTGTCTGGATTATTGTCCGGTAGATGAGAAGGAATTACAGAAAGCAACAGGTTTGAAATTTGAGATTATTGGTCATTCATTGGAACTATACGGTTACTGCGAAAAATGCAAGGCACTTTCTAAATAAGAGCGGCAAAAGTAAATATTTTACATACATTTGAGTTCCTTGAAATTTTATTCATTGGAATATGTTGTTTGGCTAATCCTATTGCATAGTAAGGTAACAGTACGGGGTTTGACTTAAA from Propionispora vibrioides harbors:
- a CDS encoding permease, which codes for MDKVTWADLVNFKMIFFSVIIEALPFILVGVFVSSVLNLFLSEELIQKLLPQNRVLGIIIASILGILLPLCECGIVPVTRRLVQKGVPVSVAATFMLATPIINPVVLLATSVAFSLNPKMVWLRLGVAFLVSIVTGIVLSFVLKDNQLKENSDLHCDCCSGHMAKSDSIVGNLFYLLKGACSEFFEMGKFLIAGAFLSAIAQTTIPYSSLSTVGQAPFLSIIVMMVFAFFVSVCSSADAFIAASFGSSFTTGALIAFMVFGPMIDLKNTLMLYHSFRLRFVLTLIIVAVFLCVSLSYLSNLLVGGV
- a CDS encoding TIGR03943 family putative permease subunit, with product MLFRIRLSFDAIIKTFILFGYLMFLTWLIGTNDIRLYINPRYLELTQMTVLVLFVLVIVQALQIIYIKKDNHCHHSSRIVRNWLGYIPFLVSLMLAFYLPSSTLDAKLVGTKGFNTGVIAVSEQALADFAATMQQMPVIEVTDENYINVISALRLQPEKYVGKQITITGFVYKDLSFPSSELALVRYVTFCCSADAVPSGILCQINDEQNYSIGTWLRVQGTLALSEQQNKTIPLVSVEKVTPIEEPLQPYIYP
- a CDS encoding DedA family protein codes for the protein MFDKILGILSNLGLPGVFAGVFLEAIGLPFPGSVLVALAGFLSKQGEFNIIVAWLVSLLGYLLGSLSAFMIGRRMGGPFIKRWSRYIRLTPERIDKAQELLQKSAPVYIIGGRFVPTVGNVTPYVAGISGISIVKFLVYDMVHALLWLTIFLGAGAMLGSKWQRLADNPWLEWVAIGGSLLISVYVFRDLLSVHNKNKG
- a CDS encoding Fur family transcriptional regulator, which translates into the protein MNEIIAFLRKKDYRITVQRKAILESLVTCGQFFSAQQVFDNVKRTYQDISFDTIYRNLNLFSAFGLLQQIHLPKGDGSVFEITEEPHPHLICLRCGKIQCVDNTLVDLTVINEALWPGFTICRYSLEFYGYCSECRDAQRLSEERKETNVCI
- a CDS encoding metal ABC transporter ATP-binding protein gives rise to the protein MYAFELEDVMFAYPNNIVLEKLNFKVELGDFVAMIGPNGAGKSTVLKLCVGILKPISGQVKILGELAAQFQNWKQIAYISQNPLRERSFPATVAEVVAMGRAAALGLGNDIKKEDREIIQQSLEWVGMYEHRRDIIGRLSGGQQQRVMIARALAAQAAILVLDEPTAGIDSMATNAIYGLLKKLNTSLETTIVVVSHDVDGIAQYADKVIKINKGVEYYGSSETFRKPDGLCLGLQTTSGREPSDTIGDGSHA
- a CDS encoding metal ABC transporter permease → MLEIFQFDFMQRAFIAGISIGLICPMIGMFIIMRRQSLIGDGLGHIAFAGVATGWLLGIYPVMSATIFTVAAALGIEELRARRPAFGDMILAIFFYTGMALAVLFSSMSKANNVNLMSYLFGSIVTVSPLDVKVIVGLAVIVLLIMRYIFKELLFITFDEEAAIVSGLPVKKINLIVALLIALTVSISMRIVGVLLVAALMIVPVAASLQISASFRRTIMNAILISELSVVSGLLGSFYLNLASGGTIVLSAVFLFILLFGLRQTIFDRYHAAR
- a CDS encoding metal ABC transporter substrate-binding protein; translation: MKKRFLSVFCLTLLMILFTSNLSFAAKPTIVTTIYPLYDFTKQVVGDKANVELLVPAGAEPHDWEPAPADMIKIKNAQMFVYNGAGMETWIDKLQASVLKGKKVVKASDYVTVLSAQFTEEGEPAPAGAIDPHIWLDPVNVQSIVQGIANAISEMDPANSNYYKSNANNYIAELQALDQEYQTLSNAPRKQIVTSHAAFGYMAKRYGLQQVAIMGLAPDAEPTPQRMAEIIRYVKANGIQYIFFETLVSPKLSEVIANEAGAQTLVLNPIEGLTDEEIAQGANYITEMKMNLANLKIALGVN
- a CDS encoding MotA/TolQ/ExbB proton channel family protein; translated protein: MWPLLLCSIIVIAIALERGVYFRRHAHSDVKYLQALLVEQLKVGNWEKAREICERSRGIPADMLAQALRRPFEDSRQLEQVIDGIATTAVTDLSYRLEYLDTIVTLAPLLGLLGTVTGMIQSFSVLTIKGGQPLVITGGVGEALIATATGLCVAILALVIHSYFSHHVNTVISDMERMSNYVLSAIPRRLPHEAQ
- a CDS encoding ExbD/TolR family protein; the encoded protein is MKLSNLRSPKSPKIMIIPMIDIIFFLLVFFMMSTLYMVEQNTLSVALPQTLSAQSSQVSFVPITITSQATIIFNQDEISSEVLASRIQAELLRDPETAFILRGDRQVEYGQVIGILDKLKKAGVRKITVATELKR
- a CDS encoding tetratricopeptide repeat protein; this translates as MPKNTCWYRAVLISFLLHCLLLAGAGWMTMSYTAAPAEEQYTEMELEPDTAAIDAPTDEPTEQNPPSTEVAQKEKATKEPQQSVGKKQSDISPGPLPAKASQKDIPEQMLSHYTKEQLNLALAQYNQALTFNSHSAFAYSNRGQVYYDKGELDKALADFTQALKINPQLVPAHIGRGFIFIKQDQWDLALEDFNQALQIAPQEALAYYGRALCLLKNGDKQKATNDFRSFIQYAKPEYNHFIQIAYQYSQN
- a CDS encoding Fur family transcriptional regulator, whose protein sequence is MLKDIIEKLRSKGCKITPQRRIIIQSLIKFTKFPTASELCNDIRQTNPEISLDTVYRNLNLLIDMGVVNQINLPGKDANVFELSLEGHHHHLVCLGCGAADCLDYCPVDEKELQKATGLKFEIIGHSLELYGYCEKCKALSK